One Oryza sativa Japonica Group chromosome 8, ASM3414082v1 DNA window includes the following coding sequences:
- the LOC4344665 gene encoding transcription factor MYB61 — translation MGHHSCCNQQKVKRGLWSPEEDEKLIRYITTHGYGCWSEVPEKAGLQRCGKSCRLRWINYLRPDIRRGRFTAEEEKLIISLHAIVGNRWAHIASHLPGRTDNEIKNYWNSWIKKKIRKPAAAAAAATTTSPNNPPPCSTATSDHHHLPPPAFGGADHHLQLDAIINQNLISSLPPKLATGDDSPPAVPGLPHHCPLFMFDTTTTGAGGAISPPPPSSLIPTHLHHHHHPFIASFTAAMAADTPSYLPPLVDGMAAMGAAMDCSLEDGQTAAAMAATNGYYQHHQKHQQLEIELEEEEQRQLGHHHHQHHHEHEHENHQWDEEEAQHLLMWDQEVLTSSNLEAMQSGAHSLLFMGPNDHD, via the exons ATGGGGCATCACTCTTGCTGCAACCAGCAGAAGGTGAAGAGGGGCCTCTGGTCTCCTGAGGAAGATGAGAAGCTCATCAGATACATCACCACCCATGGCTATGGCTGCTGGAGCGAGGTCCCGGAGAAAGCCG GTTTGCAGCGATGTGGGAAGAGCTGCCGGCTCCGGTGGATCAACTACCTGAGACCGGACATCCGGCGAGGGCGGTtcacggcggaggaggagaagctcaTCATCAGCCTGCACGCCATTGTTGGCAACAG gtgggcccacatTGCCAGCCACCTGCCTGGCCGGACCGACAACGAGATCAAGAACTACTGGAATTCATGGATCAAGAAGAAGATTCgcaagccggcggcggccgccgccgcggcgaccacGACGAGCCCGAACAACCCGCCGCCGTGCAGCACGGCGACGTCGGACCAccaccacctgccgccgccggcgttcgGCGGCGCTGATCACCACCTGCAGCTCGACGCCATCATCAACCAGAACCTGATATCATCCCTGCCGCCGAAGCtcgccaccggcgacgactcgccgccggcggtgccCGGGCTGCCGCACCACTGCCCGCTCTTCATGTtcgacaccaccaccaccggcgccggcggcgccatcagcccgccgccgccgtcatcactgatcccaacccacctccaccaccaccaccacccgttCATCGCCAGCttcacggcggcgatggccgccgACACGCCGAGCTACCTGCCCCCGCTGGTCGACGGCATGGCAGCCATGGGAGCGGCCATGGATTGCAGCTTAGAAGATGGCCAAAcagccgccgccatggccgccaccaaTGGCTACTACCAGCATCATCAGAAGCATCAGCAGCTGGAGAttgagctggaggaggaggagcagaggcAGCTagggcatcatcatcatcagcatcaCCATGAGCATGAGCATGAAAATCATCAGTGGGATGAAGAAGAAGCACAGCATCTGCTGATGTGGGATCAAGAAGTACTAACATCATCCAACTTGGAGGCCATGCAAAGTGGTGCTCATTCCCTCCTTTTTATGGGACCAAATGACCATGATTAA